From the genome of Candidatus Promineifilum breve, one region includes:
- a CDS encoding FHA domain-containing protein produces MNDTTGIFLFFILVSGIVLILLLLTKDKGSGVLKFGRAELRIDFDNAKGWVKSSRQPPGRPRAACYLAVKGTDWTFPLPQRPVLFGTGPECEVRLADRTAGSRQAVIYWQDGRYKIANRSNNRRFQTWVNDNHIINHDQKLGEGNTIQMGRNRFIFRDER; encoded by the coding sequence ATGAACGATACAACCGGCATCTTTTTGTTTTTCATCCTGGTGAGCGGGATCGTGCTCATCCTGTTGCTGCTGACCAAGGACAAAGGCAGCGGTGTGCTCAAATTCGGCCGCGCCGAGTTGCGCATCGACTTCGATAACGCCAAAGGCTGGGTGAAAAGCAGCCGCCAACCGCCCGGACGACCGCGGGCCGCCTGTTATCTGGCGGTGAAGGGCACGGATTGGACCTTCCCGCTGCCCCAGCGGCCGGTGCTTTTCGGCACCGGCCCCGAGTGCGAGGTGCGTCTGGCCGACCGGACGGCCGGCAGCCGGCAGGCCGTCATCTATTGGCAGGACGGGCGCTATAAAATCGCCAACCGGTCGAACAACCGCCGTTTCCAGACATGGGTGAATGACAACCACATCATCAACCACGACCAGAAACTAGGCGAGGGCAACACGATCCAAATGGGCCGCAACAGGTTTATCTTCCGCGACGAGCGCTAA
- a CDS encoding serine/threonine protein kinase, translating to MNPNPQIGPYTIQSNLGHGGMADVYLAWDSANRWQVALKVLRGTSGKDARLQKRFEREAAALTKLRHPHIVQIFATGQAADGRSYIAMEYVAGGDLEALIDRAAGQKLPISEAVYLMRRVAGAIAYAHGQGVIHRDLKPSNILLRADTGEPVVVDLGIATLAGAKPLTGTMESLGTPQYMAPEQAGDGAKADGRADVYAIGVMLHELLTGRTPFAEESGWGLLLRKQSTDAPSILTVRRDLEPHLAAVVDACLRRDPAARYQTAGALAAALDAFLPAGAGPPAPVAAKGHSRSATPRTPSTPGTGATGGRRRPSSLLWAVGAALVMVLGLALLIPLLGGGGAGTVDDGRRTTGDGRTLTAGAEVVVEGTEEATLEPGAPTSTLAGPQPVNGADDTAEPVVTPSLAPSPGGATMGRVTRNVYTRAGPGLDYPIDGGLIGDEVVPVLGRDAGGDWFLVQSANGPVWISKGYITAVSGSLTGVEMAATIPVLPTAAAGDVMCIVPANGTFRYSNEKAAETEVCHWADDMLQGEVYILEGRQIIATQPDCGAYEAQQVQSVADPEIVGWVLASQLVACPEER from the coding sequence ATGAATCCTAACCCGCAAATCGGCCCCTACACCATCCAGTCCAACCTCGGCCACGGCGGCATGGCCGACGTCTATCTGGCGTGGGATAGCGCCAACCGCTGGCAGGTGGCGCTGAAGGTGCTGCGCGGCACGTCGGGCAAGGACGCGCGGCTGCAAAAACGGTTCGAGCGCGAGGCGGCGGCGCTGACCAAATTGCGCCACCCCCACATCGTCCAGATCTTCGCCACCGGGCAGGCGGCCGACGGCCGCTCCTACATCGCCATGGAGTACGTGGCCGGCGGCGATCTGGAAGCGTTGATCGACCGCGCCGCCGGGCAAAAACTGCCGATCAGCGAGGCCGTCTATCTGATGCGCCGCGTGGCCGGGGCCATCGCCTATGCCCACGGGCAGGGAGTCATCCACCGCGACCTGAAACCGAGCAATATCCTGCTGCGGGCCGACACGGGCGAGCCGGTGGTGGTCGATTTGGGCATCGCCACGCTGGCCGGGGCCAAGCCGCTGACGGGCACGATGGAATCGCTGGGCACGCCGCAATACATGGCCCCCGAGCAGGCCGGCGACGGGGCCAAGGCCGACGGCCGGGCCGACGTGTATGCCATCGGCGTGATGCTCCACGAACTGCTGACGGGGCGGACGCCGTTCGCCGAGGAGAGCGGCTGGGGGTTGCTGTTGCGCAAGCAATCGACCGACGCGCCGTCGATCCTGACTGTGCGGCGCGATCTGGAGCCGCACCTGGCGGCCGTGGTCGATGCCTGCCTGCGGCGCGACCCGGCGGCCCGCTACCAGACGGCCGGGGCCTTGGCGGCGGCGCTCGATGCCTTTCTGCCGGCCGGGGCCGGGCCGCCCGCGCCGGTGGCGGCCAAAGGCCATAGCCGCTCGGCCACGCCGCGCACGCCCTCGACGCCCGGAACCGGGGCCACGGGCGGCAGGCGGCGGCCGTCGTCGTTGCTGTGGGCCGTGGGCGCGGCGTTGGTCATGGTGCTGGGGTTGGCGCTGCTCATCCCGCTGCTGGGCGGCGGGGGGGCGGGGACGGTGGACGACGGACGACGGACGACGGGCGACGGACGAACGCTGACCGCTGGGGCTGAGGTAGTGGTCGAGGGGACGGAAGAGGCGACGCTCGAGCCGGGCGCGCCGACCTCGACGCTGGCCGGGCCGCAGCCGGTGAACGGGGCCGACGACACGGCCGAGCCGGTGGTCACGCCCAGCCTTGCCCCGTCGCCGGGCGGTGCGACGATGGGCCGCGTCACGCGCAACGTGTATACCCGCGCCGGGCCGGGCCTGGATTACCCCATCGACGGCGGCCTGATCGGCGACGAGGTCGTGCCGGTGCTGGGGCGCGACGCCGGCGGCGACTGGTTTCTGGTGCAGTCGGCCAATGGGCCGGTGTGGATTTCCAAGGGGTATATCACGGCGGTGTCCGGTTCGCTGACCGGGGTTGAGATGGCGGCCACGATTCCGGTGCTGCCGACGGCGGCGGCGGGTGACGTGATGTGCATTGTTCCGGCCAATGGGACTTTTCGGTATTCCAACGAAAAGGCCGCGGAGACGGAAGTGTGCCATTGGGCTGATGATATGTTACAAGGAGAAGTGTACATATTGGAAGGCCGGCAGATTATTGCCACCCAACCTGATTGTGGAGCATATGAAGCTCAACAGGTGCAATCGGTGGCGGATCCGGAGATTGTCGGCTGGGTGCTGGCATCACAACTTGTTGCCTGCCCGGAGGAGCGATAG
- a CDS encoding serine/threonine-protein kinase: MAQPDNLIGLQINNFVIRRHLARGGMADVYVAENVRLQREVVLKVLLAVLVDNQALVERFRREALSMARLQHANIVQVYDTGDTPDGRPFIAMQYVRGGTLEMLLDELEQKGQVMTPAFALALARQVAAALSAAHAAGIIHRDLKPSNILLDEQRRPLLTDLGIAFVQDTQRLTRTDTFIGTPHYMAPEQAKGVALDARSDIYSLGVVLFEMLAGRRPFPGDSHWALIHAHTSVPAPALSSVRPGLPRAINQVVARCLEKEPARRYQTAAELAVALDRALGEEGQAGTLTASGEWQWRPRQSGELFVERTGRVRPATAAGKRRMGWGLPLGLLVLGVVVLMAWWLLRPSPSPPATPTGTAQSIAAAATGLTETAPADAPTDSASTSTPAVTVAPATAAPVDDPATVAPPTATPPATSTPEPAAPDAITARVTSNVFTRGGPGLSYIQQGALSRDEVVTVLGSDGGGDWLVVQPERGGPVWVSVGFVDFLSGALTDVPVAATIPPPPTATPTLTPPPPSAPTSPPAGDDDGPSDGPTAHTPTASNTPFRPPDPTNTPYTPP; the protein is encoded by the coding sequence ATGGCCCAACCGGATAACCTGATCGGGCTGCAAATCAACAACTTCGTCATTCGCCGCCATCTGGCGCGTGGCGGCATGGCCGACGTCTACGTGGCCGAGAACGTCCGCCTGCAGCGCGAGGTGGTGCTGAAGGTGCTGTTGGCGGTGCTGGTCGATAATCAGGCCCTGGTGGAGCGCTTCCGGCGCGAGGCGTTGTCGATGGCCCGGCTGCAACACGCCAACATCGTGCAGGTCTACGACACGGGGGACACGCCCGACGGCCGGCCGTTCATCGCCATGCAATACGTGCGCGGCGGCACGCTGGAAATGCTGCTGGATGAGCTGGAGCAAAAAGGGCAGGTGATGACCCCGGCCTTCGCCCTGGCCCTGGCCCGGCAGGTGGCCGCCGCGCTCAGCGCCGCCCATGCCGCCGGCATCATCCACCGCGACCTGAAGCCCAGCAACATCCTGCTCGACGAGCAGCGCCGGCCGCTGCTGACCGATCTGGGCATCGCCTTCGTGCAGGACACGCAACGGCTGACGCGCACCGACACGTTCATCGGCACACCCCACTACATGGCCCCGGAACAGGCCAAGGGGGTGGCGCTGGACGCCCGCAGCGACATCTATTCGCTGGGGGTGGTGCTGTTCGAGATGCTGGCCGGGCGGCGGCCGTTTCCCGGCGATTCGCACTGGGCGCTCATCCACGCCCATACCAGCGTGCCCGCTCCGGCGCTGAGCAGCGTGCGGCCCGGTCTGCCGCGGGCCATCAATCAGGTCGTGGCCCGCTGTCTGGAGAAAGAGCCGGCCCGCCGCTACCAGACGGCGGCCGAACTGGCCGTGGCCCTCGACCGAGCGCTGGGCGAAGAGGGGCAGGCGGGCACGCTGACGGCCTCGGGCGAGTGGCAATGGCGACCGCGCCAATCGGGCGAGCTGTTCGTGGAGCGCACCGGGCGGGTGCGGCCGGCCACCGCGGCCGGCAAGCGCCGGATGGGCTGGGGGCTGCCGCTGGGGTTATTGGTGTTGGGCGTCGTCGTGCTGATGGCCTGGTGGCTGTTGCGGCCGTCCCCGTCGCCCCCGGCCACGCCAACCGGGACGGCCCAATCCATCGCCGCCGCCGCAACCGGGTTGACGGAAACCGCGCCGGCGGATGCGCCGACCGACTCCGCGTCTACCTCGACCCCGGCGGTCACGGTTGCGCCGGCAACGGCCGCGCCCGTTGACGACCCGGCCACGGTCGCGCCGCCCACCGCCACGCCGCCGGCCACATCCACCCCGGAACCGGCCGCGCCCGACGCCATCACCGCCCGCGTCACCAGCAACGTCTTTACCCGCGGCGGGCCGGGCCTGAGCTATATCCAACAAGGCGCTCTCAGCCGCGACGAGGTTGTGACCGTGTTGGGCAGCGATGGCGGCGGCGACTGGCTGGTGGTGCAGCCGGAACGGGGCGGGCCGGTGTGGGTGTCGGTCGGGTTCGTGGACTTCCTGTCCGGGGCGCTGACCGACGTGCCCGTGGCGGCCACCATCCCGCCGCCGCCCACGGCCACGCCGACCTTGACGCCGCCGCCGCCGAGCGCGCCGACCTCGCCGCCGGCCGGTGATGACGACGGCCCCAGCGACGGGCCGACCGCGCACACGCCCACGGCGAGCAATACGCCCTTCCGGCCGCCTGACCCGACGAACACGCCGTACACGCCACCCTAA
- a CDS encoding serine/threonine-protein kinase, giving the protein MNQSLQIGPYTIQSNLGHGGMADVYLAWDNANRWPVALKVLRATPGKEAKQRKRFQREAEVLTRLRHPYIVQFLAAGQTSDGRTYIAMEYVAGGDLVDLMRRKPGAKLPAIQAAYLMRRVAGAMAYAHEQGVVHRDLKPSNILLRTDTGEPVVADLGVAALGGAGSLTGTMESLGTPHYMAPEQAGGGATVDGRADIYAMGVMLFELLTGRLPFEGDGGWAILFRKREEDAPAILAVRPDLDARLAAVVDGCLRRDPAARPQTAGELAAALDALLPVDARPPAPLKRKGAAAQGAAAPTPSNPPLPPPGKRTAPATPDDRPPPVETRQSPRPWLGGAAVVLLLALASFFLFGRGGGGGGGSEPTAAPAIIGDTTGTPAVSNGRAGSGPTSTAAAIAEQIDDAPATDAPAATNETGQTATRRAATPAPGATATAGSRTTTTGSRPTTTRATATPIRAVNLLQPPPQSCPPSATSPQFTGNDTITFRWQWDEVPAGDAYLELRLGPQDRAYSAVRIDPQAHRRANGEWAYSLPVGGFQQSGATNYQWRVVYVTAAGEELGGSPAACFRVTGGAGSAAQLTSLPTVTRTATGTVTATPSGTPTPSRTPTATSTGSITPTPTPTPSRTPTATSTGSVTPTRTPTATPTGSTTATLTPTATPTETGTPTATPTLTDTPTHTPTPTDTATPVDTDADDDGVPDWDDECPNEPAGENPDPKRPGCPLPPDPDSDGDGVPDSYDKCPNEPAGPNPNPDRPGCPLPSGPDTDGDGVPDSQDVCPDQPAGPNPDPARPGCPMETAPDAVADGVSDLPDRSRTSRPAATRPGPAARGRRPDAGHDDEAGRGSP; this is encoded by the coding sequence ATGAACCAGAGTCTGCAAATCGGCCCCTATACCATCCAGTCCAACCTCGGCCACGGCGGCATGGCCGACGTCTACCTGGCCTGGGACAATGCCAACCGCTGGCCGGTGGCGCTGAAGGTGCTGCGGGCCACGCCCGGCAAGGAAGCCAAACAGCGCAAGCGGTTCCAGCGCGAGGCCGAGGTCCTGACGCGCCTGCGCCACCCCTACATCGTCCAATTTTTGGCCGCCGGCCAGACGAGCGACGGCCGCACCTACATCGCCATGGAGTACGTGGCCGGCGGCGATCTGGTCGACCTGATGCGCCGCAAGCCGGGGGCGAAGCTGCCCGCGATCCAGGCCGCCTACCTGATGCGCCGCGTGGCCGGGGCCATGGCCTACGCCCACGAGCAGGGCGTCGTCCACCGCGACCTGAAGCCCAGCAACATCCTGCTGCGGACCGATACGGGCGAGCCGGTGGTGGCCGATCTGGGCGTGGCGGCGTTGGGTGGGGCCGGTTCGTTGACGGGAACCATGGAGTCGCTGGGCACGCCGCACTATATGGCTCCCGAACAGGCCGGCGGCGGCGCGACGGTCGATGGGCGGGCCGACATCTACGCCATGGGGGTCATGCTGTTCGAGCTACTCACCGGCCGGCTGCCGTTCGAGGGGGACGGCGGCTGGGCCATCCTGTTCCGCAAGCGCGAGGAAGACGCCCCGGCCATCCTCGCCGTTCGTCCCGACCTGGACGCGCGGCTGGCGGCGGTCGTCGATGGCTGTCTGCGGCGCGACCCGGCGGCCCGCCCCCAGACGGCCGGCGAACTGGCGGCGGCGCTCGATGCCCTGCTGCCGGTCGACGCCCGCCCGCCCGCGCCGCTGAAACGCAAAGGCGCGGCGGCCCAGGGCGCGGCGGCCCCAACGCCATCCAACCCGCCGCTGCCGCCGCCCGGCAAGCGCACGGCCCCGGCAACGCCCGATGACCGGCCGCCGCCGGTCGAGACGAGGCAATCGCCCCGGCCGTGGCTGGGCGGCGCGGCCGTGGTGCTGCTGCTGGCGCTGGCGAGCTTCTTCCTCTTTGGCCGGGGCGGCGGCGGCGGGGGCGGGAGCGAACCGACGGCCGCGCCGGCAATTATCGGCGACACGACCGGCACACCGGCGGTGAGCAATGGCCGCGCCGGCAGCGGGCCGACCTCGACGGCCGCGGCCATCGCCGAGCAGATCGACGACGCGCCGGCCACCGACGCGCCGGCGGCCACCAACGAAACGGGCCAGACCGCCACCCGCCGCGCGGCCACGCCCGCGCCGGGAGCTACGGCCACGGCCGGCAGCCGGACGACCACGACCGGCAGCCGGCCGACCACCACGCGGGCCACGGCCACCCCGATTCGCGCGGTGAATTTGTTGCAACCGCCGCCACAATCGTGCCCGCCTTCGGCCACGTCGCCGCAATTCACCGGCAACGACACGATCACCTTCCGCTGGCAGTGGGACGAAGTACCGGCCGGCGACGCCTACCTGGAACTCAGGCTTGGGCCGCAGGACAGGGCCTATAGTGCCGTCCGCATCGATCCCCAGGCGCATCGCCGGGCCAACGGCGAATGGGCCTATTCCCTGCCCGTGGGCGGTTTCCAGCAGTCCGGCGCTACCAATTATCAATGGCGCGTCGTCTATGTGACGGCCGCGGGCGAAGAGTTGGGCGGCTCGCCGGCGGCCTGTTTCCGCGTGACCGGAGGCGCCGGCAGCGCCGCGCAACTCACCAGCTTGCCGACCGTGACCCGAACGGCAACCGGCACGGTCACCGCCACGCCTTCGGGCACGCCAACGCCATCACGCACGCCCACAGCGACGTCGACCGGCTCGATCACGCCGACGCCCACGCCCACGCCGTCACGCACGCCCACCGCGACGTCGACCGGCTCGGTCACCCCGACGCGCACGCCCACGGCCACGCCCACCGGTTCGACCACGGCGACGCTGACGCCCACAGCCACGCCCACCGAAACCGGCACACCCACCGCCACGCCGACGTTGACGGATACCCCGACGCACACGCCAACGCCGACCGACACGGCCACGCCGGTTGACACCGACGCCGATGACGACGGCGTGCCCGATTGGGATGACGAGTGCCCCAACGAACCGGCCGGCGAAAACCCTGACCCCAAGCGTCCCGGCTGCCCATTGCCGCCCGACCCCGACTCCGATGGCGATGGCGTACCCGATTCGTATGATAAGTGCCCCAACGAACCGGCCGGCCCCAACCCCAACCCCGACCGACCCGGCTGCCCACTGCCATCCGGCCCCGACACCGACGGCGATGGCGTGCCCGATTCGCAAGACGTGTGCCCCGACCAACCGGCCGGCCCCAACCCCGACCCGGCCCGGCCCGGCTGCCCAATGGAGACCGCCCCCGACGCCGTGGCTGACGGCGTATCCGATTTGCCTGACCGCTCCCGGACGAGCCGGCCGGCAGCGACCCGGCCCGGCCCGGCTGCCCGTGGCCGCCGACCGGACGCCGGGCACGACGATGAGGCCGGCAGGGGATCACCATGA
- a CDS encoding serine/threonine-protein kinase, with translation MPGVTIGPYTIIQPLGSGGFSQVYAAQHQQGQLVALKLLDATVTQTEEGRQRFLREVVAARRLNYRHVVPVYAAGISGGRAYLAMRLMRGGTLAQRLAQRPILNDEAAAQVMRHTARALDYARRLGIVHRDVKPSNIFYDHDRLVCLGDFGLAKVRGLDTVTQFGQIIGSVYYMAPEQVRGLLYTNELSDVYSLGVVLFEMLTGRVPFAGQSQASVLHAIVHADPPRPRRINGRITPEVEAVILRALSKDPARRYASAGQLAAAYQNALPRRVFAGAGQPVGPRIGQAVAAPRATERPAFWLVIVALVAFILLAVYMAG, from the coding sequence ATGCCGGGTGTGACAATCGGCCCTTATACCATTATCCAACCGCTGGGCAGCGGCGGTTTCAGCCAGGTTTACGCCGCCCAGCACCAGCAGGGGCAGCTGGTCGCCCTGAAGCTGCTCGACGCGACAGTGACGCAGACCGAGGAAGGGCGGCAGCGCTTTCTGCGCGAGGTGGTGGCCGCCCGCCGGCTGAACTATCGCCACGTGGTGCCGGTCTATGCCGCGGGCATCAGCGGCGGCCGGGCCTATCTGGCGATGCGGCTGATGCGCGGCGGCACGCTGGCCCAACGGCTGGCCCAGCGGCCCATCCTCAACGACGAGGCCGCGGCCCAGGTGATGCGCCACACGGCCCGCGCCCTCGACTATGCCCGGCGGCTGGGCATCGTCCACCGCGACGTGAAGCCGTCGAACATCTTCTATGATCACGACCGCCTCGTCTGCCTGGGCGATTTCGGACTGGCCAAGGTGCGCGGGCTGGACACGGTGACCCAGTTCGGCCAGATCATCGGCTCGGTCTACTACATGGCCCCGGAGCAGGTGCGCGGCCTGCTCTATACCAATGAACTGTCCGACGTCTACTCGCTGGGGGTGGTGCTGTTCGAGATGCTGACCGGGCGCGTGCCGTTCGCCGGGCAGTCGCAGGCGAGTGTGCTCCACGCCATCGTCCACGCCGATCCGCCCCGGCCGCGGCGGATCAACGGCCGCATCACGCCCGAAGTGGAGGCGGTCATCCTGCGCGCGTTGAGCAAAGACCCCGCCCGGCGCTACGCCTCGGCCGGGCAGTTGGCCGCCGCCTATCAGAACGCGCTGCCGCGGCGGGTCTTTGCCGGCGCGGGCCAACCCGTCGGGCCGCGCATCGGCCAGGCCGTCGCCGCCCCCCGCGCCACCGAGCGGCCGGCGTTCTGGCTGGTGATCGTGGCCCTGGTGGCCTTTATTTTGTTGGCGGTCTATATGGCCGGTTAG
- a CDS encoding serine/threonine protein kinase — protein MNQNPQIGPYTLQRLLGGGGMADVYLAWDNANRWPVALKLLRAATGQDARMLQRFEREAALLMKLRHPHIIQVYDAGQTDDGRPYIAMEYVTGGDLVDLIQQRKGNKLAVSEALYLMRRVAGAMAYAHERGIVHRDLKPSNILLRADTGEPVIADLGIAALAGAKPLTGTMEALGTPQYMAPEQGAHHGAADGRADVYAIGVMLYELLSGRLPFEGDNGWALLLQKQQADAPPVLSQRRDLDPRLAAVVDTCLRRDPAARYPTAGALATALDAFLPADARPPAPVAARRKKDGDAATPLGPLTPGGALSSTGRVTPVGAAQKRRSPVGWIAALLVIGLLAVGAVFLWPRLSGGAAAGPTPTVIAAVATQPPATATDGMIGVGAVGPTSTTAATAAPKTATPVNLPTANFVSPFDGAVLPTGRPVEIVLAAGDATGLASLKLAIDGRNFAVYPIDGEKLYARTLNWDAPQEAGEVVFTVTAVNVDGVSGEPQTITVNFVAAVVDVTATITPTATPLPARATTATTGTTAAPAGVASATPAATVAPPTAAPANPVGPTTLLGFEAFGNWRRGDQANGEFTQSSEQSRSGFAAKYAYNFPGPDNDFVVFSQFHDVAGRPNALTLWVYGDNSGNYLNAWIIDAEGQAWSAPFGRIQHTGWQQMTARIDPEQGWPGGHVYGPDNGQIDYPIQFSSFVLDDAANDFVGQGTIYLDDLVVTTLEE, from the coding sequence ATGAACCAAAACCCCCAAATCGGCCCCTACACCCTCCAGCGTCTCCTCGGCGGCGGCGGCATGGCCGACGTCTATCTGGCCTGGGACAACGCCAACCGCTGGCCGGTGGCCCTGAAGCTGCTGCGCGCGGCCACGGGGCAGGACGCCCGGATGTTGCAGCGCTTCGAGCGCGAGGCGGCGCTGCTGATGAAGCTGCGCCACCCCCACATCATCCAGGTCTACGACGCCGGGCAGACCGACGACGGCCGCCCCTACATCGCCATGGAGTACGTCACCGGCGGCGACCTGGTTGACCTGATCCAGCAGCGCAAGGGCAACAAGCTGGCCGTCAGCGAGGCGCTCTATCTGATGCGCCGCGTGGCCGGGGCCATGGCCTATGCCCACGAGCGGGGCATCGTCCACCGCGACCTGAAGCCGAGCAACATCCTGCTGCGGGCCGACACGGGCGAGCCGGTCATCGCCGACCTGGGCATCGCCGCGCTGGCCGGGGCCAAGCCGCTGACGGGCACGATGGAAGCCCTGGGCACGCCGCAATACATGGCCCCCGAGCAGGGGGCGCACCACGGCGCGGCCGACGGCCGGGCCGACGTCTACGCCATCGGCGTGATGCTCTATGAACTGCTCAGTGGCCGGCTGCCGTTCGAGGGGGATAACGGCTGGGCCTTGCTGCTCCAGAAGCAGCAGGCCGACGCCCCGCCGGTGCTGAGCCAGCGGCGCGACCTGGACCCGCGCCTGGCGGCCGTGGTCGATACCTGCCTGCGGCGCGACCCGGCGGCCCGCTACCCCACGGCCGGGGCGCTGGCGACGGCCCTCGACGCCTTTTTGCCGGCCGACGCCCGCCCGCCCGCGCCCGTGGCCGCCCGGCGCAAGAAAGACGGGGACGCGGCCACGCCGCTGGGGCCGTTGACGCCGGGCGGGGCGCTCAGTTCGACCGGGCGGGTGACGCCAGTTGGCGCGGCCCAGAAGCGGCGTTCGCCGGTGGGCTGGATCGCGGCGCTGCTGGTGATTGGGCTATTGGCTGTTGGGGCCGTATTTCTCTGGCCGCGGTTGAGCGGCGGAGCGGCGGCCGGGCCAACGCCGACCGTCATCGCCGCGGTCGCCACCCAACCACCGGCTACGGCGACGGACGGTATGATCGGAGTGGGGGCGGTGGGGCCGACCTCGACGACCGCGGCCACGGCCGCGCCGAAGACCGCCACGCCGGTCAATCTGCCCACAGCCAATTTTGTCAGCCCATTCGACGGCGCGGTGCTGCCCACCGGGCGGCCGGTGGAGATCGTGCTGGCCGCCGGCGACGCGACCGGGCTGGCGAGCCTGAAGCTGGCGATTGACGGCCGGAACTTCGCCGTCTATCCCATCGACGGCGAGAAGCTCTACGCCCGCACGCTCAACTGGGACGCGCCGCAAGAGGCGGGCGAAGTGGTCTTCACCGTCACGGCCGTCAACGTCGATGGCGTGAGCGGCGAGCCGCAAACGATCACCGTCAATTTCGTCGCCGCCGTGGTCGATGTGACGGCGACGATTACCCCGACCGCTACGCCGCTGCCGGCCCGCGCGACCACGGCCACCACCGGGACAACGGCCGCGCCCGCCGGGGTTGCCTCGGCCACACCGGCGGCCACTGTCGCGCCGCCGACTGCGGCCCCGGCCAACCCGGTTGGCCCCACGACGCTGCTGGGCTTCGAGGCGTTCGGCAATTGGCGGCGGGGCGATCAGGCGAACGGCGAGTTCACCCAGTCGAGCGAGCAATCACGCAGTGGCTTCGCGGCCAAGTACGCCTACAACTTTCCCGGCCCGGACAATGATTTCGTCGTCTTCAGCCAATTCCACGACGTGGCCGGCCGGCCGAACGCGCTGACGTTGTGGGTCTACGGCGACAATTCAGGCAACTATCTCAACGCCTGGATCATCGACGCCGAGGGCCAGGCGTGGTCGGCCCCATTCGGCCGCATCCAGCATACCGGCTGGCAGCAGATGACGGCGCGCATCGATCCGGAGCAGGGCTGGCCGGGCGGCCACGTCTATGGCCCTGACAACGGCCAGATCGATTACCCCATCCAATTCAGCTCGTTTGTGCTCGACGACGCGGCCAACGATTTCGTGGGCCAGGGCACAATCTATCTGGACGATCTGGTCGTAACGACATTGGAGGAATAG